In Panthera uncia isolate 11264 chromosome B4, Puncia_PCG_1.0, whole genome shotgun sequence, one genomic interval encodes:
- the ZNF641 gene encoding zinc finger protein 641, translating to MLSEQTAVLGTGWESMNVQLDGTEPQVERGSQEEGPWRTAPGPLEHLCCDLEEEPQSLQEKAQSAPWVPAIPQEGSTGDWEMAAALLAAGSQGLVTIKDVSLCFSQEEWRSLDPSQTDFYGEYVMQENCGIVVSLRFPIPKLDMLSQLEGGEEQWVPDPQDLEERDILRVTYTGDGSEHEGDTPELEAEPPRMLSSVSEDTVLWNPEQDESWDSMPRSSRGMLLGPPFLQEDSFSNLLCSTEMDSLLRPHTCPQCGKQFVWGSHLARHQQTHTGERPYSCLKCEKSFGRRHHLIRHQKTHLHDKPSRCSECGKNFRCNSHLASHQRVHAEGKSCKGQEVGESPGARKRQRAPPVPKCHVCTECGKSFGRRHHLVRHWLTHTGEKPFQCPRCEKSFGRKHHLDRHLLTHQGQSPRSSWDRGTSVF from the exons ATGCTTTCAGAACAAACAGCAGTCCTGGGGACAGGATGGGAGTCAATGAATGTCCAGCTGGATGGAACAGAGCCTCAGGTGGAAAGGGGAAGTCAAGAAGAGGGGCCATGGAGAACAGCACCAGGGCCACTGGAGCACCTGTGCTGTGACCTTGAAGAGGAGCCACAGTCCCTTCAGGAGAAGG cTCAGTCAGCCCCCTGGGTTCCTGCCATTCCCCAGGAGGGGAGCACCGGAGATTGGGAGATGGCAGCTGCACTTCTTGCGGCAGGATCACAG GGCCTGGTAACCATCAAGGATGTATCACTGTGCTTCTCTCAGGAGGAGTGGCGGAGCCTGGATCCTTCTCAGACAGACTTTTATGGAGAATATGTCATGCAGGAAAACTGTGGGATAGTGGTCTCTCTAA GATTTCCAATTCCCAAGCTGGACATGCTTTCTCAACTAGAAGGAGGGGAAGAACAATGGGTCCCTGACCCCCAAGACTTAGAGGAGAGGGACATCCTGAGGGTCACATATACAG GAGATGGCAGTGAGCACGAGGGTGATACCCCTGAACTAGAAGCAGAACCTCCCAGAATGTTATCTAGTGTGTCTGAAGATACTGTTCTCTGGAACCCAGAGCAGGATGAGAGCTGGGATTCCATGCCCAGGAGCTCCAGAGGAATGCTCCTGGGTCCACCTTTTCTTCAGGAAGATAGCTTCTCAAACCTTCTATGTAGCACAGAGATGGATTCCCTGTTAAGACCGCACACATGCCCCCAATGTGGGAAACAGTTTGTGTGGGGCTCCCACCTTGCCAGGCACCAGCAAACACACACTGGGGAGCGGCCCTACAGCTGCCTCAAGTGTGAAAAGAGCTTCGGGCGAAGACATCACCTGATCCGGCACCAGAAAACCCACCTACATGACAAGCCCAGCAGGTGCTCTGAGTGTGGCAAGAATTTCCGATGCAACTCCCATCTAGCCAGCCACCAGAGAGTGCATGCGGAAGGCAAATCCTGCAAGGGCCAAGAGGTTGGAGAGAGCCCTGGGGCTAGGAAACGGCAGCGGGCCCCACCAGTGCCAAAGTGCCATGTGTGCACTGAGTGTGGGAAGAGCTTTGGCCGACGGCACCACCTGGTGAGACACTGGCTGACCCATACTGGGGAGAAGCCCTTCCAGTGCCCTCGCTGTGAAAAGAGCTTTGGCCGTAAACATCACCTGGACAGGCACCTGCTGACCCACCAGGGACAAAGTCCCCGGAGCAGCTGGGACAGAGGGACATCTGTCTTTTGA